In Bacteriovorax stolpii, a single genomic region encodes these proteins:
- a CDS encoding DUF1761 domain-containing protein encodes MFLQFNFSAILVCAVLNMVLGFLWYAFLFSRPWMKLMGLNPDKMSEHESQNAVTHGYFASFISYIIMALVLSYFIITTGATTALEGLKLGFLCWLGFSLTTMLPNHYFFMKPIKLAFINISYPLVGVSMMGVILAVWR; translated from the coding sequence ATGTTTTTACAATTCAATTTTTCCGCTATTCTTGTTTGTGCCGTGCTCAATATGGTGCTGGGCTTTTTGTGGTATGCTTTTCTTTTTAGCAGGCCATGGATGAAGCTGATGGGGTTAAATCCTGATAAAATGAGTGAACACGAATCTCAAAATGCTGTGACTCACGGTTATTTTGCCTCGTTTATCTCTTACATCATCATGGCATTGGTGTTGAGCTATTTTATTATTACAACAGGGGCTACGACGGCATTAGAGGGTTTAAAACTCGGCTTTTTATGTTGGCTGGGATTTTCTTTGACGACAATGCTTCCGAACCATTATTTTTTTATGAAACCTATTAAGCTTGCTTTCATTAATATCTCTTATCCACTTGTGGGAGTGTCAATGATGGGCGTGATCCTTGCCGTTTGGAGATAG
- a CDS encoding DUF1456 family protein: MTPNDYLRSLRYLLDISDYKVVEIIKLSGPTVSLDEVRAYFKDEEDPGYIKCSDEMIAHFLDGMVYYKRGKDESKTPPPFELPVTNNVVLKKVKVAFALKEEDMHDAMSRAGFKVGRSEFSALLRKKGHENYRECGDQFLRNFLKGLTLKERG, translated from the coding sequence ATGACCCCAAACGATTACCTAAGAAGCCTGCGCTACCTACTCGACATCAGCGACTATAAAGTCGTGGAGATCATCAAACTCTCTGGCCCAACGGTGTCATTAGATGAAGTGCGCGCTTACTTTAAAGACGAAGAAGATCCGGGCTACATCAAGTGTAGCGATGAGATGATCGCTCACTTTTTAGATGGCATGGTTTATTACAAGCGTGGAAAAGACGAGAGCAAAACTCCTCCACCTTTTGAACTGCCCGTTACGAACAATGTCGTTTTAAAGAAAGTTAAGGTGGCCTTTGCCCTTAAAGAAGAAGATATGCACGATGCTATGTCCCGAGCAGGCTTTAAAGTTGGCCGCTCTGAATTTAGCGCTCTTCTTCGCAAGAAAGGTCATGAAAACTACCGCGAATGCGGTGACCAATTCCTAAGAAACTTTTTAAAAGGTTTGACACTAAAAGAGCGCGGATAG
- a CDS encoding class I SAM-dependent methyltransferase, with the protein MINDLQFAYLKKKYHIDTSAPASENRLTLDKIFVDDFPSKIKDKFVVDFGCGLGGDTEAMAQWGAKLSLGLEIRPELVADNLERIQLPNCTFATTLPENLQSQADLIISIDAFEHFDQPAEMLKIMYNCLRPGGEAYISFGPTWYHPHGGHAFSVFPWSHLLFTEKALIRWRNQFYHDGATKFNEVAGGLNQLSIADFEKIFNESPFEIIELNCKPIKGKKWLQKLLGREFATSMVLVRLRKPLAIH; encoded by the coding sequence ATGATTAACGACCTACAATTTGCCTATCTAAAGAAAAAATATCACATTGATACAAGTGCACCGGCATCTGAAAACCGTCTAACTTTAGATAAGATTTTCGTCGATGATTTCCCTTCAAAAATTAAAGATAAATTCGTTGTAGATTTTGGCTGCGGCTTAGGTGGAGACACCGAAGCAATGGCCCAGTGGGGTGCTAAACTTTCCCTAGGTCTTGAAATCAGACCAGAGCTGGTGGCAGACAACTTAGAACGTATTCAACTTCCAAACTGCACTTTTGCGACGACTCTCCCTGAGAATCTTCAATCGCAGGCAGACTTAATTATCTCTATCGATGCTTTCGAGCACTTCGATCAGCCAGCAGAAATGTTAAAAATCATGTACAACTGTCTTCGCCCTGGTGGCGAAGCTTATATTAGTTTCGGACCTACATGGTATCACCCACATGGAGGGCACGCCTTCTCTGTCTTCCCATGGTCGCATTTACTTTTTACTGAAAAAGCTCTGATTCGCTGGAGAAATCAGTTTTATCATGATGGTGCGACGAAGTTTAATGAAGTCGCCGGTGGTCTTAATCAGCTTTCAATTGCTGACTTTGAAAAGATCTTTAATGAAAGTCCATTTGAAATCATCGAGCTCAACTGCAAACCGATCAAAGGCAAAAAGTGGCTACAAAAACTCCTGGGTAGAGAATTCGCTACCAGTATGGTGCTTGTACGCTTAAGAAAGCCACTGGCAATCCACTAA
- a CDS encoding LamG domain-containing protein, protein MKNLILFVFLLSLITSCSNSSGSGSSKSLPGGATATFDAENAKGDRSIPSTGCSISTWVNTSNSSLNGNLDCSLGGGFAGNGIFTSPYRFEFNGTSTVVTTNINAQPNTMSSTTWMAWVYPTSTTFQHVLSLDNHSGAFNRALVLQNSNWSAFTGTSTTFESHSVDLNQWQHVAIVYTPSGITIYKNGTASSFGSAPTINNTAQTFTIGRSAAGGWDYFQGAIAWVAVYPRELGKSEVQSACRALANRFDAIVCDSN, encoded by the coding sequence ATGAAAAATTTAATTCTATTCGTTTTTCTTTTATCTCTTATTACCTCTTGCTCGAATAGCTCCGGTAGCGGAAGCAGTAAATCTCTTCCAGGTGGGGCGACGGCAACCTTTGATGCTGAAAATGCCAAAGGTGACCGCTCGATTCCAAGTACTGGCTGCTCAATTTCAACATGGGTGAATACATCAAATAGTTCTTTAAATGGAAACTTAGACTGCTCTCTTGGCGGTGGTTTTGCCGGCAATGGCATTTTCACCAGCCCTTATCGTTTTGAATTTAACGGAACAAGCACAGTTGTTACAACAAATATCAATGCTCAGCCAAACACGATGAGCAGCACTACGTGGATGGCCTGGGTTTACCCAACCAGCACAACTTTTCAGCACGTACTTTCACTAGACAATCACTCAGGAGCTTTTAACCGCGCTCTCGTTCTTCAAAATAGCAACTGGTCTGCCTTCACTGGAACATCGACAACTTTTGAATCACACTCCGTTGATCTAAATCAATGGCAACACGTGGCCATAGTCTACACACCATCTGGCATTACTATTTATAAAAATGGGACAGCTTCAAGTTTCGGCTCTGCACCGACAATCAACAACACTGCTCAAACATTTACCATTGGTCGTTCTGCGGCCGGAGGATGGGATTACTTCCAAGGTGCAATTGCCTGGGTTGCTGTTTATCCTAGAGAACTTGGTAAAAGTGAAGTCCAAAGCGCGTGTCGTGCCCTGGCCAACCGCTTTGATGCCATTGTTTGCGACAGCAATTAA
- a CDS encoding HutD/Ves family protein has product MIEVFTKESFKEMPWKNGGGSTLELYRIPNEGDFNFRLSMATVSSDGPFSHFSGIERILLLVEGAGFRLNKNPQSITMDTSFSPITFAGEDDIYCQLIQGTCRDFNVMTRRDFATSTLSITEVDGKNPLKLKALCPLKFIYDTHAQTLTKMDQGDEREFGGSNPTRLLIIDVNLV; this is encoded by the coding sequence ATGATCGAAGTATTTACCAAAGAGTCTTTTAAAGAAATGCCGTGGAAAAACGGCGGTGGTTCTACTTTAGAGCTTTATAGAATACCCAATGAAGGCGACTTCAACTTCCGCCTATCTATGGCGACAGTCAGCTCTGATGGCCCCTTCTCTCACTTTTCTGGAATTGAGCGCATTTTACTTTTAGTGGAAGGAGCAGGTTTTCGATTAAATAAAAATCCTCAATCTATAACAATGGACACTTCTTTTTCTCCCATTACGTTCGCCGGAGAAGATGACATTTACTGCCAACTAATTCAAGGCACTTGCCGTGACTTTAACGTTATGACCAGAAGGGATTTTGCCACAAGCACTCTTAGCATCACTGAGGTGGATGGAAAAAATCCATTAAAGCTCAAAGCACTCTGCCCTTTAAAGTTTATTTATGATACTCATGCTCAAACATTAACCAAAATGGATCAGGGTGATGAACGTGAGTTTGGGGGATCAAATCCAACTCGCCTTTTAATCATCGACGTTAACCTTGTATGA